A single region of the Fenollaria sporofastidiosus genome encodes:
- a CDS encoding S-layer homology domain-containing protein, whose translation MTKRLASLILAIAMFLQIIAPQAIFAKEEVKAPEDGLVTVGVINGDSYDAKLMLELNRLTAKNRVRRSADPGASLFGYFEEGQEPKNGDKLKYHGEVKADLKVTGLGGNPFQWNEIFGTEEVHLRFIQMNDETGVETGVERVLNVNQAGTYTWTDGEGNPAELPLFNNKLEPLTYEVKLDEEVSDKVKLLTARLTTTGNAGSPTFEKPDAEGRIKYHLTLEIGLQQVASSKFVSEWRTAVVEGERPQLQGTMTGSSGSNTKTAIFDLPKNDTKSVILRTNSLREGRKPDKIFVSFLYNKPTDIKVKADTTGLTFDTTNKTVTSGDHKFKYDFKYDVINGGKLTMTEIIPVTFDANGGKFANFTAPDTEIKIVKEVEYDGTLTDKAEEPKKDLETFKGWGKKDNQGTITPVTDDAFKNITEAKTFYAIWDNNDIQEEELEVKESFKDGDNWVNDFIPTLDQLKGQVKIKDANGDLKPLANSDTFAIVDGANEYTADGDALKNYLYGKLQEKDNTKDEPTRTEKVTAKITFANNKTKTVDIPIKVVKNIYEAKTLTEKPYYVPSDYVKVIVDPTTKATDPQKTYYYVNPAAKVVIPGADPTGNANNTFEKWTIGTDVYELAKKPRHQFTANKTTIEAQYVSNIVTQTGNAKPNVPDNFVLVEFKVGTNGTLDGTTKYWVKPNAGITLSDIIHPTIKANDGWKENGWDKDKSTAITEKTEVTAQYLEKVLTKEPTENKDKYVKVEFNQGKHGTIANTEKTQYWVLKQEEVNLTEPNVTANTGYAQKTGNDAWSPKVAKYYYEDTVHTAQYKFNGEDVIPQTDPNVKPTVPQGYVLVTFDKGDHGEFAQNQTIMYWVNPNKEVTLTAPEIKPNIGYRQQLRLNAWDKPLTKTFTEATKITAQYKELGDILTEEKPGYVKVEFKAGNNGHLDGTQTYWVNPLKNKTLKDVTHPNVSPSTGWSHNGWDVADTTAINEQTANPLVVTAKYLENVLKTAPTVDADKYVTVEFTKGAHGKIKAGDTAKYWVLKNAEVSLTAPRVTPATGYAQITGDEAWSPKQATKYSANTEHVAQYYYNGDDVIAPNSDGSKPATVPANFVLVEFVAGNDGTIDANQTVKYWVNPNKEVTLTAPSVTANQGYEQKPDFNAWDKYLTATFKKKTTIKAEYNKLDDILTVKKPGYVKVEFKEGTNGTLDGTTVYWVNPDANKKLSDIRHPKVTADDHWKHVGWDLAEDTVIKEAKEVTAKYLKDVLTSDPSDTINYVKVEFTKGDHGTITGQAVYWVLKNTEVTLTAPTVTPDIAKGFEQKGGKDAWSPEIATAYSQNTTHVAQYKYQGKNVIPQTGIDKPANVPNDFVKVTFKPTDKAAENVDKIFWVKPSVEVTIPIAKPVGKEVAAAGTEKAYKWQFTKWISTETATRTWDTNIDTGITAIFKIDTEINAEYKKVIIDKGTVVANEITVHESLKKNATEWVNKFIDEASEDVLKKALKVTDDNGQLKDLPTGTTIKFLDNNDAAISGDQLKNYLYDKLKEKDDGNKPSRTEKLKAKVTMPGAEEQTVEIPIKVIKNIYEAKTLSEKPYYVPTDYVKVILDPTTNAKDPQKTYYYVNPAANVLITKDNPVGVGTNTFVKWANGNTEYKLAQTDNERYQFNVETTITAEYTTDVIEQTDPNNKPNTVPSNFVKVTFKPTNEATDTTDKIYWVNPTKEVTFQIADPVGAGTKTFKEWKLGSDVYKSSTPKKFTDINGTIITATYVDDVLTADASGNKPAETPDDYVKVTTKKTDKAKLSTNPAEKEEQIFYVNPNKKVKLPVTKPAGKDVPVDASNPKEYSWKFTKWKSNENGPRTWSENVVADGIEDKFPVETTITAQYEKVTIDQGNVSTEGLTVAESFKDGNTWINNFIPSEVTLKKAIKVKDASGNEQNVPTDATVAFILGKDANGNAYADLATELYDKLKEKDETEVSRIEKIKAKVTFANGEVQDVDIPIKVVKNIYEAKTKEGKPIYVPDGYKKVTVDPTTKAKDPQKTYFYVNPDAQVVIPGSDPTAINGYRFINWTIPGKDANGHDIDVPYTLAKRHQFKEETIIKANYTGAEDIIEYDPNDPTARPEGYVLVRFEAEAGLKLAKSKAFFIKKGAKNTSGLDLTLAALKKPNVNAAAGYAFDTWDTADAIVINNRDIVVTAKVKQVSSPGKPGGEPGYRPYPEVIYRDKIVEKEKIVEKIVKVGENDEMQKEIRYMQGFNGKFRPYDGLRRCEAAQILANALKADGYRYDANYALSYSDVGNVWYTDAIRVVTQAGVFQGYSDGTFKPEGKITRAEWVATLRRFQDIKEASGNTMMLRNGHWATAEVEAAYEAGWLGVYQDGTAKFDADKPITRQEVAYVSNRAFRRVLDKVYLKRSVNTLLTYKDINPSMPLYEDILCASNTLLTDNRYYKANTVVMDNLTFNIVTDYLRIQQKKFQYNVIR comes from the coding sequence ATGACTAAAAGATTAGCTTCTTTGATACTAGCGATAGCAATGTTTTTACAAATCATTGCACCACAAGCAATATTTGCAAAAGAGGAGGTGAAAGCTCCTGAGGACGGCTTAGTAACTGTAGGCGTGATCAATGGCGACAGCTACGACGCAAAGCTTATGTTAGAGTTAAACAGATTGACAGCAAAAAATAGAGTGAGAAGATCCGCAGACCCAGGTGCAAGCCTGTTCGGCTACTTCGAAGAAGGCCAAGAGCCAAAGAACGGGGACAAGCTAAAGTACCACGGTGAAGTTAAGGCCGATCTTAAAGTTACAGGTCTTGGTGGAAATCCATTCCAGTGGAATGAAATCTTCGGTACTGAAGAGGTACACTTAAGATTTATACAAATGAATGACGAGACTGGTGTTGAGACAGGTGTAGAGCGTGTTTTAAATGTAAATCAAGCAGGCACATATACTTGGACTGATGGAGAGGGGAATCCAGCAGAACTACCTTTATTTAATAATAAACTAGAGCCTCTAACTTATGAAGTAAAACTAGATGAGGAAGTTTCTGACAAGGTTAAACTGCTTACTGCAAGGTTAACTACAACAGGAAATGCTGGTTCACCCACATTTGAAAAACCGGATGCAGAGGGCAGAATTAAATATCACTTAACTTTAGAGATAGGACTACAACAAGTTGCTTCATCAAAATTTGTATCAGAGTGGCGCACAGCAGTAGTAGAGGGCGAAAGACCACAACTACAAGGAACTATGACAGGTTCTAGTGGTAGTAATACAAAAACTGCAATCTTTGATTTGCCAAAGAATGATACTAAATCTGTTATACTAAGAACTAACAGTTTAAGAGAAGGTAGAAAACCAGATAAGATTTTTGTAAGCTTTTTATATAATAAGCCTACAGATATTAAAGTAAAAGCTGATACAACAGGTTTAACTTTTGATACTACAAATAAGACTGTTACATCAGGAGACCATAAGTTCAAATACGACTTCAAATACGACGTCATAAACGGCGGAAAGCTTACTATGACTGAGATTATCCCAGTGACATTTGATGCGAATGGTGGTAAATTCGCTAATTTTACAGCTCCTGATACTGAAATAAAAATTGTAAAAGAAGTTGAATATGATGGCACTTTAACTGACAAGGCTGAAGAGCCTAAAAAAGATCTAGAAACTTTTAAGGGCTGGGGCAAAAAAGATAATCAAGGAACAATTACTCCAGTCACTGATGATGCTTTTAAAAACATCACAGAAGCAAAGACTTTCTACGCTATTTGGGACAATAACGATATACAAGAAGAAGAGCTTGAAGTAAAAGAATCATTTAAAGATGGAGATAATTGGGTTAATGACTTTATTCCGACACTTGACCAATTAAAGGGACAAGTAAAGATTAAAGATGCAAATGGAGACCTAAAACCACTAGCAAATAGTGACACCTTTGCAATAGTGGATGGAGCAAATGAATATACAGCTGATGGCGATGCATTAAAGAATTATCTTTATGGAAAGTTACAAGAAAAAGATAATACTAAAGACGAACCAACAAGAACAGAAAAAGTTACGGCAAAAATTACATTTGCCAATAATAAAACAAAAACAGTAGATATACCTATCAAGGTAGTTAAAAACATTTACGAAGCAAAAACTTTAACTGAAAAGCCTTACTACGTACCAAGTGATTATGTAAAAGTAATCGTAGATCCTACTACAAAGGCTACTGACCCTCAAAAAACTTATTACTATGTAAATCCGGCTGCTAAAGTTGTTATTCCAGGAGCAGATCCAACAGGAAATGCTAATAATACTTTTGAGAAATGGACTATTGGGACAGATGTATATGAGCTTGCAAAGAAACCAAGACATCAATTTACTGCTAATAAAACTACAATTGAAGCGCAATATGTTTCAAATATTGTCACTCAAACAGGAAATGCTAAACCAAATGTACCGGATAACTTTGTACTGGTTGAATTTAAGGTTGGAACAAACGGTACACTTGATGGGACAACAAAGTATTGGGTTAAACCAAACGCAGGGATAACACTTTCTGATATCATTCATCCAACTATAAAAGCAAATGATGGATGGAAGGAAAATGGCTGGGATAAAGATAAGAGCACAGCTATTACAGAAAAAACAGAAGTAACAGCTCAGTATTTAGAAAAAGTTTTAACGAAAGAGCCAACAGAAAATAAAGATAAATATGTAAAAGTTGAGTTCAATCAAGGCAAGCACGGAACTATTGCGAATACTGAAAAAACTCAATATTGGGTTCTAAAACAAGAAGAAGTTAATTTAACTGAACCAAATGTTACAGCAAATACTGGCTACGCACAAAAAACAGGCAATGATGCCTGGTCACCAAAAGTTGCTAAGTACTACTACGAAGACACAGTTCACACAGCTCAATATAAATTCAATGGTGAAGATGTAATTCCACAAACAGATCCTAATGTTAAACCAACTGTGCCACAGGGCTATGTACTTGTAACATTTGATAAGGGCGACCATGGTGAGTTCGCTCAAAATCAAACTATTATGTATTGGGTTAATCCTAATAAAGAGGTAACTCTTACTGCTCCAGAAATAAAACCTAACATAGGTTATAGGCAACAGTTAAGACTTAACGCTTGGGACAAACCTTTAACAAAAACATTTACAGAAGCAACAAAAATTACAGCTCAGTACAAAGAGCTTGGCGATATATTAACAGAAGAAAAACCTGGCTATGTAAAGGTAGAGTTTAAGGCTGGTAATAATGGCCATCTTGACGGAACACAAACTTATTGGGTAAATCCACTAAAGAATAAAACTCTTAAGGATGTAACTCATCCAAATGTAAGTCCAAGTACAGGTTGGAGCCACAATGGTTGGGACGTTGCTGATACTACAGCAATTAACGAGCAAACAGCAAATCCATTAGTAGTTACTGCTAAGTATTTAGAAAATGTTTTAAAAACAGCGCCAACAGTTGATGCTGATAAATATGTAACAGTTGAATTTACTAAAGGCGCTCACGGTAAAATCAAAGCTGGAGATACAGCAAAGTACTGGGTACTAAAGAATGCTGAAGTATCATTAACAGCACCAAGAGTAACACCAGCGACAGGCTACGCACAAATAACAGGCGACGAGGCTTGGTCACCAAAACAAGCTACAAAATATTCTGCAAATACAGAACACGTTGCTCAATACTATTACAATGGTGATGATGTTATAGCTCCAAATTCAGATGGATCTAAACCTGCTACAGTACCAGCTAATTTTGTACTTGTTGAATTTGTTGCAGGAAACGATGGAACAATAGATGCAAATCAAACGGTTAAATACTGGGTTAATCCAAATAAAGAAGTAACATTAACAGCACCAAGCGTAACAGCAAATCAAGGCTACGAACAAAAACCAGACTTTAACGCATGGGATAAATATCTTACAGCTACATTTAAGAAAAAAACAACAATCAAAGCCGAGTACAATAAGCTTGATGATATTCTAACAGTTAAAAAACCTGGATATGTTAAGGTTGAGTTTAAAGAGGGTACTAATGGTACACTTGACGGCACTACAGTTTATTGGGTAAATCCAGATGCGAATAAAAAACTTTCTGATATAAGACATCCAAAAGTAACAGCAGATGATCATTGGAAACATGTTGGCTGGGATTTAGCTGAAGATACAGTTATTAAGGAAGCAAAAGAAGTTACAGCTAAATATCTAAAAGATGTTTTAACATCTGATCCAAGTGATACTATAAATTATGTAAAAGTAGAATTTACTAAAGGCGATCACGGCACTATAACTGGTCAAGCAGTGTACTGGGTACTAAAGAATACTGAAGTAACACTTACTGCTCCAACAGTAACTCCTGACATAGCTAAAGGCTTTGAACAAAAGGGAGGCAAAGATGCTTGGTCACCAGAGATTGCTACAGCATATTCACAAAATACAACTCACGTTGCTCAATATAAATATCAAGGAAAAAATGTAATTCCTCAAACAGGAATTGATAAACCTGCCAATGTACCAAACGATTTTGTTAAGGTAACATTTAAACCGACAGACAAAGCTGCAGAAAATGTAGATAAAATATTCTGGGTTAAACCAAGTGTTGAAGTAACAATTCCAATTGCTAAGCCAGTAGGTAAAGAAGTAGCTGCTGCTGGAACTGAAAAGGCATATAAGTGGCAATTCACAAAGTGGATTTCTACTGAAACAGCTACAAGAACTTGGGATACAAATATTGACACAGGTATCACAGCTATATTCAAGATAGATACAGAAATAAACGCAGAGTATAAAAAAGTTATAATAGACAAAGGAACGGTTGTGGCAAATGAAATTACAGTTCACGAGTCACTTAAAAAGAATGCAACTGAGTGGGTTAATAAATTTATTGACGAAGCAAGTGAAGACGTTCTAAAAAAAGCACTTAAAGTGACAGATGACAATGGTCAACTAAAAGACTTACCTACAGGTACTACGATTAAGTTTTTAGATAATAATGATGCTGCCATAAGCGGAGATCAATTAAAGAATTATCTATATGATAAGCTAAAAGAAAAAGATGATGGCAATAAACCATCTAGAACAGAAAAACTTAAAGCTAAAGTCACAATGCCAGGAGCTGAAGAACAAACAGTAGAAATACCTATCAAAGTTATTAAAAACATCTACGAAGCAAAAACTTTATCAGAAAAGCCTTACTACGTACCAACAGATTATGTAAAAGTAATCCTAGACCCAACAACAAACGCTAAAGACCCACAAAAGACTTACTACTATGTAAATCCAGCGGCAAACGTTCTTATTACTAAAGACAATCCAGTAGGAGTGGGCACAAATACCTTCGTTAAGTGGGCTAATGGCAATACAGAATATAAATTAGCTCAAACTGATAATGAAAGATATCAATTTAATGTAGAAACAACAATAACAGCTGAGTACACTACAGATGTAATCGAGCAAACTGATCCAAACAATAAGCCGAATACAGTTCCAAGTAACTTTGTTAAGGTTACATTCAAGCCAACAAACGAGGCTACTGACACGACAGATAAAATCTATTGGGTTAATCCAACTAAGGAAGTTACATTCCAAATTGCAGATCCAGTAGGCGCAGGCACTAAGACGTTTAAGGAGTGGAAGCTAGGAAGCGATGTCTACAAGTCAAGCACTCCTAAGAAATTCACTGATATCAATGGAACAATTATCACAGCAACTTATGTAGATGACGTGCTTACAGCAGATGCAAGTGGAAATAAACCAGCGGAAACACCAGATGACTATGTAAAAGTAACTACTAAAAAGACTGATAAGGCTAAACTTTCTACAAATCCAGCAGAAAAAGAAGAACAAATTTTCTATGTAAATCCTAATAAAAAAGTTAAGCTACCAGTTACTAAACCAGCAGGTAAAGATGTTCCAGTTGATGCAAGCAATCCTAAAGAGTATTCATGGAAATTCACTAAATGGAAATCGAATGAAAATGGTCCAAGAACTTGGAGTGAAAATGTGGTAGCTGATGGTATAGAAGATAAATTCCCTGTAGAAACAACTATAACTGCACAATATGAAAAAGTTACAATAGATCAAGGTAATGTTTCGACTGAAGGATTGACAGTTGCTGAATCATTTAAAGATGGCAACACTTGGATAAATAACTTTATTCCAAGTGAAGTTACTTTGAAAAAAGCAATCAAAGTTAAGGATGCTAGTGGAAATGAACAAAATGTGCCAACTGATGCTACAGTAGCATTTATTTTAGGCAAAGATGCAAATGGAAACGCTTATGCAGATTTAGCAACAGAACTTTATGATAAGCTAAAAGAAAAAGATGAAACTGAAGTATCTAGAATAGAAAAAATTAAGGCTAAAGTAACATTTGCAAACGGTGAAGTTCAAGATGTAGACATACCTATCAAGGTAGTTAAAAACATTTACGAAGCAAAAACTAAAGAAGGCAAGCCTATTTATGTGCCAGACGGATACAAAAAAGTAACAGTAGATCCTACTACAAAGGCTAAAGACCCACAAAAAACTTACTTCTATGTAAATCCTGATGCACAAGTTGTAATACCTGGATCAGATCCAACAGCAATTAATGGATACAGATTTATTAATTGGACTATTCCAGGAAAAGATGCTAATGGACATGATATTGATGTTCCATATACATTAGCAAAAAGACATCAATTTAAAGAAGAAACAATTATCAAAGCAAATTATACTGGCGCTGAAGATATTATCGAATACGATCCAAACGATCCAACTGCTAGACCAGAGGGTTACGTCTTAGTTAGATTCGAGGCGGAAGCTGGATTAAAACTAGCAAAGTCTAAGGCTTTCTTTATTAAGAAGGGCGCAAAAAATACAAGCGGATTAGATTTAACACTTGCAGCATTAAAAAAACCAAATGTTAATGCAGCTGCAGGATATGCATTTGATACTTGGGATACAGCAGATGCAATTGTTATAAACAATCGCGATATCGTAGTAACTGCTAAAGTTAAACAAGTTTCTTCACCTGGTAAGCCAGGCGGTGAACCAGGATACAGACCATATCCAGAAGTTATCTACAGAGACAAAATTGTCGAAAAAGAAAAGATTGTTGAAAAGATTGTCAAAGTTGGCGAAAATGATGAAATGCAAAAAGAAATCAGATACATGCAAGGCTTTAACGGCAAGTTCAGACCATACGATGGCTTAAGAAGATGCGAAGCGGCACAAATCTTAGCCAACGCTCTAAAGGCTGACGGCTACAGATACGATGCAAACTACGCTCTAAGCTACAGTGACGTTGGAAACGTTTGGTACACAGACGCAATCAGAGTCGTAACTCAAGCGGGTGTATTCCAAGGATATAGCGATGGTACTTTTAAACCAGAAGGTAAGATCACTAGAGCTGAGTGGGTTGCAACACTTAGAAGGTTCCAAGACATTAAAGAGGCAAGTGGCAATACTATGATGCTAAGAAATGGTCACTGGGCAACAGCTGAAGTCGAAGCGGCTTATGAAGCTGGCTGGCTAGGCGTTTACCAAGATGGTACAGCGAAGTTTGATGCTGACAAGCCTATCACAAGACAAGAAGTTGCTTATGTATCTAATAGAGCCTTCAGAAGAGTGCTTGATAAGGTATATCTAAAGAGAAGCGTAAACACACTATTAACTTACAAGGATATCAATCCAAGCATGCCTCTATATGAAGACATACTATGCGCAAGCAACACATTGCTTACAGATAATAGATATTATAAGGCGAATACTGTTGTAATGGATAATCTTACATTTAATATCGTTACTGATTATTTAAGAATTCAACAAAAGAAGTTTCAGTACAATGTTATTAGATAA
- a CDS encoding sensor histidine kinase, with product MKKKLNITYAICFFLAILISVSFTVFLIYKNTSANELRDLQDELKFASSIDLDALENIGTFKNNIRVTVVDPDGRVIYDNFTDPKNMESHAGRKEIKEALAGKVGKDVRLSNTLGKDTYYYAQLMQDGNVVRISKQTESILSQFMKTVPLILLMSIILIMVLVIVNKKLVDKLLKPIDYASEHLHRDDFSTQKLDVYDELSPFIRTIERKNKDIKDYIERLETKEATVSEILRNMNEGLVLIDPELKVLQLNEAAKRLFKANMQSNYIDMDVVRLTRSQEVSDKLNTLRETHKASSFELMSDEDSLKIYLSPIESGSTLTGIIMLVLDVNDEKKAERLRREFSANVSHELKSPLTSISGYAELIKNGMVKDEDIKKFSGIIFDEAGQMLRLIENIILISKLDEKPQLKCEEEVSIKECIDGILKLYKGKIDAKNLSLECHIEEGLTKKVPLGMLSELYRNLISNAIKYNKDGGKITITVERRADNIISKITDTGIGIAQEEVPRIFERFYMVDKGRNRNTNSTGLGLAIVKHIVEDMGGTIDVASEMGKGTTMKVIFSK from the coding sequence ATGAAGAAAAAATTAAATATCACCTACGCCATCTGCTTTTTTCTAGCGATATTAATAAGCGTTTCATTCACAGTTTTTTTAATCTACAAAAATACTAGCGCAAACGAGCTAAGAGATTTGCAAGATGAATTGAAATTTGCCTCGAGCATAGATTTGGACGCACTTGAAAATATTGGCACATTTAAAAATAATATCCGTGTGACAGTAGTGGACCCTGATGGAAGGGTCATCTATGACAATTTTACAGATCCAAAAAATATGGAGAGCCATGCGGGTAGAAAAGAGATTAAAGAAGCACTTGCTGGCAAAGTTGGCAAGGACGTAAGGCTATCAAATACGCTTGGTAAAGACACTTACTACTACGCACAGCTTATGCAAGATGGAAACGTAGTAAGAATTTCAAAGCAAACAGAGTCCATACTCTCGCAGTTTATGAAGACAGTGCCACTAATTCTACTTATGTCAATCATCTTGATTATGGTCTTAGTCATAGTAAATAAAAAACTTGTCGATAAACTACTTAAGCCCATCGACTATGCGTCAGAGCACCTTCATAGAGATGATTTTAGTACCCAAAAGCTTGATGTTTACGACGAGCTAAGTCCATTCATAAGAACTATAGAGAGAAAAAATAAAGATATCAAAGACTATATCGAAAGGCTTGAAACTAAGGAAGCAACAGTAAGTGAGATACTTCGTAACATGAACGAAGGGCTAGTTTTAATTGATCCAGAGCTAAAAGTTCTTCAGTTAAACGAGGCGGCGAAGAGGCTATTTAAGGCCAATATGCAAAGTAATTACATCGATATGGATGTCGTGAGACTTACAAGAAGTCAAGAAGTTTCGGATAAATTAAATACTTTAAGAGAAACGCATAAAGCTTCAAGCTTCGAGCTTATGTCCGATGAAGACAGCCTAAAAATTTACCTTTCGCCTATTGAGAGCGGTAGCACACTTACAGGTATCATCATGCTTGTACTTGATGTGAATGACGAGAAGAAGGCAGAAAGGCTTAGACGCGAATTTTCTGCGAACGTTTCACACGAGCTAAAGAGTCCACTCACATCGATATCGGGCTACGCAGAGCTAATTAAGAATGGCATGGTGAAGGACGAAGACATCAAAAAATTCTCCGGCATCATCTTTGACGAAGCAGGTCAAATGCTAAGGCTTATTGAAAACATCATATTGATATCGAAGCTTGACGAAAAACCACAGCTCAAATGCGAAGAAGAAGTTTCGATTAAAGAGTGCATAGATGGCATACTAAAGCTGTATAAAGGAAAAATTGATGCGAAAAATTTATCGCTCGAGTGCCATATTGAAGAAGGACTTACGAAAAAAGTGCCGCTTGGCATGCTTTCAGAGCTTTACAGGAATTTGATATCAAACGCAATCAAGTACAATAAAGATGGCGGCAAAATCACCATAACAGTAGAAAGACGCGCCGATAATATCATAAGCAAAATTACAGACACCGGCATAGGCATCGCGCAAGAAGAAGTTCCTCGTATATTCGAACGCTTCTACATGGTTGACAAAGGAAGAAACAGAAACACAAACTCAACAGGTTTGGGACTCGCCATAGTTAAGCATATAGTTGAAGATATGGGTGGGACTATAGATGTGGCTAGCGAAATGGGAAAAGGAACTACTATGAAGGTGATCTTTAGTAAATAG